ATTACATCTTTATTTTTACAATTTTTAGAATAATTATAAATCCGACTGCATCTAGTATTAATGCCCCTATCATAATGGCAATTCCCAGAAACGAGTCAAACATTCTAATCATAGACTGAGGATCGGAGGCTGCATAAATCCCTCCTATTGCGAATGGCATCGCTGCAATAGTCATTCCTTGGAACATCCCTTGCGCGGTATAAGTATCTACTTTTTGTTGAAGACGAACACGTTCTCTAATAACGTTAACAATAGTGTCAAAAACTTCGGCAAGATTACCACCTGACTCACGAAGAATGTTGATACTTGAGACGAACATCTCATTGTCTTCTGTCGGAATTCTTTTTGCTAAGTTATCAAAGCACTCCTCTAGAGGAACACCAATTTTATTTTGTTGAAGGATTACATTGTACTCTTGCGAAATTGGCTCCGGCATTTCATCTACAACCATACCAACAGACTGAGGAAGAGAGAGACCAGCTCTAATTCCATTAGAAAGAAGTGTTAGAGCATCAACCATCTGAGATTGATATAACTTAACTCTTCTACTGACGAGATAATCAACAAATGGTTTTGGAATTTTAAATCCAATAAATGAAAGAAGAATTCCTAAAAAGAGCCCGAGACCCCATTTACTCAGCGCCCCTAATACTAAGAAAGTAAATCCACCTATTCCAACAGAAAGAAACAATAAAATATAAGTAATTCTCTCTGGCGCAATATCAATAAAAAGAAGCTCTAACTTTTCGAGAATATAAGTTCTCGTTCCAAGAGTTTGTCTTTCGATAAAATCGAAAATATGAACAGAGTACTTGTAACAAAAAGCAAAAATCATGATTCCCACGAGGGCAACCATTCCTTTAAAACCTAATAGTTGTAAAAATACACTCATATAATCTACTTCTTAACCGGCTTCTTTTGAGGAGGTCTCTTACCGCCAGGAGGAGCCTTTTTCTCTGGAGGTTTCACTGGAGCACCGGTATGTCTTGGTTCGTTACTAAAAAGTCCTCTCGGCACGTTATATCCCTTTTTTTCAAGGATCTCGATAAACTTAGGGATAAATCCACTTGCTTGGAACTCTCCAACAATTTTCCCGTTTTTATCCATATCTTTTTGATTGAAAGTAAAAATATCTTGAAGTGTGACAACTTCCCCTTGAATCCCACCAATTTCTGTTACATGTGTGACTTTACGAGAACCATCATCTAGACGCTTCTGCTGTACAATCAAGTGAACAGCACTAGCGATCATTTCTCTAATTGCCTTTGGAGTTAGTCCAGCACCAGCATACTGTACAAGTGTTTCTACACGCCCAATACACTCTCGCGGATTGTTTGAGTGAATTGTTGTCATCGAGCCGTCATGCCCTGTTCCCATGGCCTGAAGCATATCGAGAGTTTCACCACCACGACACTCACCAACGATAATTCTATCTGGTCTCATTCTCAGCGTTTGTTTTACAAGACAGCGGATATCAATTTCACCGTCACCTTCTAGCGAAGGTGGTCTCGTCTCAAGGCGGACAATATGATCTTGAGGGAAGTTAAGTTCGGCAGAGTCCTCACAAGTAATAATGCGTTCATTTGCTTGAATAAAGCTTCCAAGGATGTTGATAAGTGTCGTCTTACCTGATCCAGTACCACCACTTACAATAATATTTCTGTGAGCTTCAACTGCAATTCGCAGAAAGTCGGCCATATTCTGAGTGACAGAGCCAAATTTGATTAAGTCTTTGTAAGTTAGTCTTTCTGTTGGGAACTTACGAATTGTAATACAACAACCATCAATAGCAGATGGAGGAATAATCGCGTGAACCCTTGATCCATCGTGAAGTCTAGCATCTACATATGGAGTTTTCTCATCGATCCTTCTACCAATAGGAGCAACGATTCTTTCAATAACATTTAGAACCTGTCGATCATTAGTGAAAGTAATATCTGACTTTTTAATTTTTCCACTATGCTCATAAAAGATCTTATCTGGGCCAACGACCATAATTTCAGTACAATCACTATCTGCAAGAAGGTCTTCTAAAGGTCCTAATCCAAGAGCTTCATCGAGAATCTCTTTAACAATTCTATTCATATCTTCTCTAGATTTTAGAATTGTTTTTGTATCTTCTTTATTAAGGAGTTCAACGACTTTTTTCTTTGTCTGCTCTCTTAAAATAACTTGAGCTTTAGGATCATTGTCATCACTCTTTTTTAGATCCATCTCATCAACAAGACTTTTATGAATTCTTGATTTTAAATCTGTCCATACACTTTTAGACTTAGGATCAAGAGCTCCACCAGCGGTTCCACCACTCTTAGTTCCAATATCTGCAGGTTTATTAAGGCTAGAAAGAGTTCTAAGAACGTTCTTTTGTTGAAGTTTATTAACTACTTCAATAACACCTTTTGCGAAAGATGAATTCTTAGCGACAACAAGTGCTGGTTTTTTTTGGTTTAGAGCAAGAACACATGTTTGATCATCTTTTGGAATTGCTGAGAACACTCCTTTACCAATAGTTTTACCTACAACTTCAGGAGTAACGGGATGCCCTTTCTGATGCTGGTTTAAAATAACTTGCATCATATCTTTTGGAAACATCATCGTAACAAGTTCAGAGTACAATCTTTTTGTCTGATTTAAAGCGAGAATATCAGGAGTTACAACAATGAAAATCAATGTCGAATATTCCAAGGCCTTGAGAGTTAAAGGCGTTAATTCAGAACCACCATCAATAATTGTATATGGAAAAATTCCAGTACAGGCCTTCAGCGTTTTCCCAATACCTTCCGAATCAACACTATCACTTTCATTTGGATCACTTGGCATTCCAATATAATTCACTCCCGAAGGGTGTGGTGAAACAAATTGAATAATAGATCTTGGATCAATTGCTCCAGGAAACGAAGCAATATCTCGAACTGTCTTTTTCGGCTTTATTCCCGTAATAAAGTTCTGATCCCCACTGGCCCTTTGATCAAAGTCCATAAGTAGAACTTTACTTCGAGTTGAAGTAGCATAAGCAAAAGCAAGGTTCGCTGCAATTTGCGACTTCCCTTGTCCTCCCTTACCACCAATAACTGTTATAATATGACCTTTGGCCATTAACGTGTTCTCCTTCTGAACTTTCTTTTAATTTCTTCTGTTCCTTGAGAAGCAGACTGAATGATCTCAGGAGTGACGAAAACAACAAACTGACTTTTACCAGATGTATAGTTTTTCGATCGGATGAAAGAAAGAAGTCCAGTACCATTTTCAACTTGATCTGCTCCGTCAGGTGCATTCTTGTCAAAGTCTGTACTACTTGTACTTACAACAACTCCACCTACAACTGCTGATTCTTTCGATTTAACAACAACTGAAGTAGAGATATCATTTGAAAGTTTTGTTGGCGGACTCCCCACAGTTGAACTTACAGAAATGCCTAGAGCAAGATCAATACTCTCTCCTGATAATATTGTAGGCGTAACATTTAAATTAAATCCTGCGGTAACCGACTGAGCTCTTGTAAACTCATTTGTTCCAACACTAAATGTTTGTTCAGAGTTTTTCTTAATTGTTCCTCTTGTTTTATCTTTCGTTACAAGAATCCCTGATTGAACAATACGTGCATAACCTGCGGCCTTAGCTGAAGATAACTTTGGAAAAAGGTTCGCAATTGTCCCAGAGAGAGTTCCATTAGACTTAGTTGTAACTCCTCCATCTGTCGTTTTCCCGAAAGAAATCGACCCTCCTCCTTCACTTAAGCTAGGAGTCCATTTGAAACCAAAGACTTTATTATATTCTTTTTTAAGCTCAACAAACTGAGCCGTAATTTTGATAAGCTTTGGTGGGGGTTGTGGTTTCTGCTTCTGATTAACAACAATAAAGTTATTAATAATAGGTCTATTCTCAACTGTTTGAACTGCTTCAGTTCTCTGAGAGAGTGTTTGAATTCTATCAGGTAGGTAGGCAACAGCAATCTGTTCTGCTCTAACCTTATCTGCTTCATTAGTAACAATACCTTCTAACCAGTAAGCACTGTTTACAACTCTTACTGAAACGTCTTTCATATTAGATCGTTGAATTTCTTCTTGCATTTTTTTTGCAATATATCGTTGCGTCTGAGGTGAGAGTTCAACAAGCCTTAAAACTTCGGGATACTTATCCAAAACCAGAACGACCAGACCAATATCATTGGGAACAACGATATTCCCACCAACATAGACGTCTCCGCCTTTAATTCCAACTTCAATACCTTCAACTTTTGCAAGTTGCTCTTTAATTTTTTGAACTAATTTCGATTGATCAGTAGCTGTAACATTAACAAGAAATTTTGCCTTAATATCACCGGCCGTATTTCTGATTGTTACAGACGTTTGTCCAGGACCTCTACCTTTTAAGGTAATCTCCCTCTTTTGAGGTATGAGTTGATATGAGAGAATTTTCTCATTACCGATTTGAACCTTAGTAGAAGGTGCAAAGTTCAATTTCTCAATATGATCAATCCCAAGGACAAGTTCTACTACAACCTCTTTAGGCTCTTTATCTTGTGCCCAAGACATTGAGCTCATAGCGACAAAGATAAATATTAGAACTCTTGGAAAGATAGATCTCATTTACTTCCCTTGGTATTTTTCAGAGAAAAATTGCTTTGCTCTTACACCTGTATCATCCCCTAAGACATCAAAGATCTTCGTTTCTCCGATATTAACTTTTGTTTTATCGTTAATATTTCTAAGAGAAAGATATGGCGGATACGGTGAGTACGTTAAAAGAAAAATAAGCTTTTGAACCTGAAATGGATCGAGTTCAATCGTTACTGTATTATAATTTGCATACGTATTAAGTTTCATCTTCTTAATAACTGTTGGTGTTTTAACTCCAATGAGAGGAAGGTTATTTGAAACACTCATTCCCGTTGAAAGAACTCTTACATCTTGAAGAATAGTCTTTGTTGTTTGTAAGTCTTTACGTCCAGAGGCATAGTCAATAGAGGCGATAATATCAACTCGATCCCCAGGTTTAATCAGCTTCGAAACCGCCTGTTTATCAGTAATACTGATTGCGATGGCCCTTTTTTCTACAGAGACCTCTCGAGATAGTCCTGTTTTCTCACCAGGAAATGTTAATCGAGGCTTCGTAATTTGCTCACCTTTCAAGATAGGAACAGTTGCAATAGTATTTTCAACTTCCCTCATTGTTTTAAAGTGACCGGGAGCAAGGAATTTTTGAGGAACATTCATTACCGTTACTTTAGAATCATCAAGAAGTTCAAATTCCTTAATATCTGTCTTAGCAACAACAACAGAGCTCATCGTCCCATACTTCAATGTCAATGATGCTTTTTGGTCTTCTACATAGGTATAAACCATAAACATTGCAAAGACTGCGATGATCAAGGCCAGTGTAAACGATCTAGTATTCATATTTCCTCTTTCAACCTAAATACGTGTTTTAATTAAATTTTAACATTCCCTTAGGTCAAAAGGAGGGAGGCAAGAAAGTTCTCATTTATATGTACAGATGTCGCGAGCGCGACCAATATAATCCCGACGATAATAGGCGCCTTCTTTAACGTAGCTTTCGCCACAAATTCCAAAAAAGGTATAGGCCCTAACATATGCTGTCTTGGTTTGCCCTGGAATTGGATTTTTACAATCTTCGGAATCACTCAAACCGTCTCCAGGCATACTAGGAAATTTATAGCAAGCACCATGGTACACATCACCCTCTTTACTTGCTCCCCAGCCAATGATGTAAGTTGATGTCTTAACTAGACCCGCGCCATTAGCAATATCCAAGTCGGCAACAGTTGGAACATTCGAGTTTCCAGATAAGAGGCGAAAGGCATATCCTCGCGTAGCTTTTTGTTGATTAATCGAAGCATTTATCGCGTTTCCAGCATTCATCATGACCGCAACAATATACAAAATAAAAGGGATGAATATGACAAATTCAAATACTGACTGACCACTTTCATCAAGAAATTTATTTTTAATTTCTTCTTTCATTAACATCCATTATCAAAAAACGTTACATATTGATTACAATTCGTCCCAGCGGCCGTAAGCGCTTCACATATTCTCTCAACACATTCACTTCTTGTTGGCTCTCTCCCCAGAAAAGACTCTGAAGTAAGATTCAACGTCTGATTCGTTCCCACTAATGAAGGAGAAGGGAATCTTTGTTTAAATTTAACATAGGGTCCGACATAGGACTTTCTCCCACCAAAATCAGGAGAATTGACTTGAAAATCAACATTACTAGCATCTAATAAAGACAGGACTTGATAACTTTCAAATACTTTTTTGGCTTCATCAGCAGCAACTGGATCTGCAGTAGATGAACCAGCGAGATTGTTATCTATAACAAGATAAGATCGACTCGCCATAAATGTTGCATAATGAACAAGAAACCCATTCGTATAAACTAGGGCAAGACGGACAACAAAGAAAACCAGTCCAATGGCAAAGGTCATTGTTGTCAAAAACTCAATTGTTGATTGTCCGCTTTCTTTTCTAATACTCTTCTCTTGGAGTAAAGAATCGCGACTCTCCAGAGATTGGATCATAATATGTCTCATGTTGTTCATTACCATAAACACTAGTCGTAGCATCCGTTCCAGGTGAGCCATGACGATAAGAATATTCAAATTGACTTCTAAGAGATGCAAAGAGATTTGAATTGTCTCCAAATAACTGCTTAAAGGCATTACTTTTAAATACTGTTGCACCAATTGCTATGACAACAACGAGAACTAAAATATACTCAACAGTACTTTGCCCTTTTTGATCTACACAATGTCTTTGAATAGATTCCATCCTAATATTAGCCATCCTAGTAAAATAACTGGTGCATAGGAAAATCGTTTTCCAAAAACACCTTTAATGAAATTTCTATCTTTCATTCTAAGGAATAATATAAAAGATTGAAAGTTCTTCAATAGATTAATCACAAATAGAGTTCCACCGACTAAAACAGTCGCATATAAAAGATATTCAAATGCCTGATCGTGTAAAGATATTGGAACACATAAAAATAGAGTCGCAAGATATTTTGCATCTCCACCTCCCATGATCCCGAGAGCAAACATCACAAAACCACCAAAAAAGAAAAGTAGCGGAAACTTTATTAATTCAAGGCCTAATTCATAAGAAGAAGGAAAGATGAAAAGAAAAAGAACAGCAAAAGCTAGATGGAGATAAGACCAATTATTAGAAATCTTTCCCTTTTTAAAATCGATATAGGAGACGACAACAAGCTCTATTAAGAAGAAGAGGTAAATTGAAAGAGGCACTAGAAGTTCCTATTCCCAAAGGCCTTATGTAAACATTGACCTTCACATGCACCAATCGTAAGTTGTTGTGTCAAATGATAGGCCATGCTTCCAACTGAAGAACCTAGATAACTACCAATCCCCTTCACCATTCCAACAGCAAGTAAGGCCATAAAGCTAAAGAGTAATAGGTATTCAATTAAAGCTTGTCCGCTTTGTTTTTTATTCATGAGAAAATTTTAATCGACAAACGCGAGAATGCGCAACACAAGGCATCTCCTTCTTTAAGCGAAGAAGATAATAGGAAATCCAGACTTTCTTTTAGATAAACTAAAATTAATTATTGAAAGTCTGGATCATCGAGAATGTTGTCAGCTTTTTCAAACACTCCACCCGTTAAAGCGGAAAGCTTTTCTGTAGCTTCTTTCTTGAATTTGAAAACGATCAAAGCAACAACTGCAACGAGTAGGATATACTCTGTTGACGTCTGCCCATCTTCATTTTTCAGAAATTCGTAGAACTTCTTCATAGTTGCTCCCTTTATGAACCTATCTCCTTATCGTCTGTGTTTAAAAAAAGTTGAGGGATTTCTCTCACTTTTTCACCATACAGCTCCATTTCAATCATTATAACCCGACGCATCATCATATAAAATGAAAAAGTATTTGAAATCACCTAATTTCAGCAACCTATCATAATTACAAGAAAAATTTGTTTTCTTGAGTGCTGACCCCAAAATCTAGTATAATCTTAGCTGGGTCCGGTAGTTGGCAAATGACGAGTTTCGCCCTACAAATTATGTAATCGGAGTGGTCCCTGATTACTGTGAGCAAGCTCATAACTAGACCATTGGTCTTTTTCAGTGAGAAGCCTAACGTAGTTACTAACCGCTGCCACCTGTCAAATGACGGGCGGAACCGAGAGATCAACTATCGGACCTGTATTCCCTACCTTTTAACTCATCCAATTTATTGACAGTCAATCTCCATCCATTCATTATTAGAGTATGGATAGTATGACTTCTACTGAACAAATTTCCACGAAATGGATTGAAAACCTCGCTCTTGAAGAATTAAATATGGAAGAGTCTGGTATTGTTAATTTTAACAACCACCTAAACCCTGCCTATCTTCTCGAAGAGTCTTCAATTGATTTCATGAATCAACTGCGTGATCGCTTTGAACTTTATACAACTAAGTTCAATGAGTATCGTGGTATGCATACAGGAAATGGTATTAAGATTTTCAAAATTTCTAATACAGTTAATGACTTCATGCTATTTCGTAATTCTTTAAGATTGATTTTTGCTAGAAAAGCTCATGATCTTATTAACATTGGCTTTCTTGCCAATGGTAAAGATCTTTTTTCAGCAAGAATGTCACATGAAGAAGATCACGGAGCACCAAACGTACATGAAATTAGGGCCCATATCGGTCCATTTAATAATATTACATGGCGTTTTAATGGTGAGATCGTTGATCCTGATGCACTTGTAAGGCATTACATGACAGAGTTCATCACAAACTCTGCTAGATAAAGTTAACACCACCAGTATTCTTATCTTTCTTCGATTCTTTCTTCACTCCATGAAGTCTTTTAAACGTATAGTTAAGTGATTCTTCAATACTTGGAAGTTTAATATTTAAAAACCCTTCTAAGTTTGAAACATCGAGATCAAAGTAAAATTTTTCAGCAACGTGTGTCGCTGCACTTGTTAGAATGGGATAAGACCACTTTCCTTTAGTAATAAGGGTACTTTGATCATTGAATATTTCGGCGTACTTCTTAGTAAAGTTATAAAGTGTCATCTGGTCTGTACTACTGACTTGAAAGAGTCTGTTCTTTACTTCTCGGTCAAAACAGATTTTTAAAATCATGGCCAGATAGTAAACATCTAAATAACCGGTTGAAACATAGTCATCCAATTCGATTTGTTCTTTTTGAGACAATTTCATTTGGATTAAATCAAACCAAGTGAATCTTTTAGGATTATTAGATCGCCCATAAAGTTTTGAACTTCTAAACAAGATGTAATTCAATGACGTTTTTTGTATATAAAATTCTGCGGATGCCTGAGTTTTTCCATAGATCGTGTTTGGATCAGGAATATCCATTTCTAGATAATTTTTCTTCTCACCTGCAAATACGTTGGCCGAAGAAATAAAACAAATTTGAGATTTATAACGAGCACAGTAGTCAACGACATTAAAGAGTCCCGAAGTATTGAGGGCATCAGCTCTTTCTGGCTCTAATGCACAATCGACAACTGATGACATACCGACAGCATATATTGTGATATCTGGTCGAAATGCAAAGAGAACTAACTGAACCTCATCTTTTTGTAAGACGTCACAAGGAATCGTTAAAATTCCAGGAATACGAACTGGGTTTTTATTATATGTTCCAACAACTTTATACTCATCTTTAAAAAATTCAGCGAGATTTGAACCTAGGAAAGAAGAGATTCCAAAAATTAATATCGTTTTTTTTCTTTTTGGCTTAATGGCCTTAACTTCATTATTCATGTGACCATTTTACTTTAAATTCGTTTTGATAGATGTATGGGAAGAATTTGCGATAAGCAAAATAAAAAGAAGGTACCCTTGCCTCATTCAAGGCCAAGGGTACAAGAGAAAGACTAAATTACTTCAGTAAGCTTAGAGCCACATTTGGGAACTGATTAGCCTGTCCAAGGACAGAGGCTCCCGCCTGCATTAGGATATTGTTCTTTGTCATTTTCGCTGACTCTGAAGCGATATCCACATCTCTAATTCTTGATTTCGCAGCACTTAGGTTTTCATCACTGATTCCTAAGTTATTCACTGTCGAACTCAAGCGGTTCTGTAAGGCACCAAGATTTGATCGCACTCCGTTGATTTGCACAAGAGCATCATCAAGTTTCTTGAGTGATGTTTGCGCTCCTTCTTTAGAGCCGATAGTCTCAGCGGAAATTCCAAGCGAAGCGAGCGTTGCATCTGAACCAGTTCCGTCATAAGTAAGCCTATCCAAGATTGGATCATTGTTGATTCCAACTTGAAATTCCATTCGCCCACTCGTTCCATCAAGAAGCTTCTGACCGTTGAACTCACTAGAGCGAGCGATACGATCGACTTCTTCTTTAAGGTTCTGAAACTCAATGTCTGCAAACCTTCTCTCCTCTGGCCCGAGCGTGTCGTTGGCTGCTTGAACAGAGAGCTCTCTAAGTCGAATAACGATGTTAGATATCTCACTCAAGCCTCCTTCTGCCGTTTGGATTAAAGAGATTGCATCACTTGCGTTTCTCTTTGCTTGTCTCATACCTCTGATTTGTGCTCTTAAATTTTCACTAATCGCCAAACCAGCGGCATCATCACTTGCTCTCGTGATTCTTTCACCACTTGAGAGTTTTCTTAAGTTATCATTTAATCTTCTATTAGTTGTTGAAAGTGTTCTTTGCGCAGCTAATGAAGATACGTTTGTATTTATTCTAAGACCCATTGTTAATCTCCTTCAAACATATAAAACCTCCTGTTTTGTACAGCGAACCTCTTGTTCACCAAAATTGTTAATTGTTCTAAAGTTCTCATTTTTGCTTTAAGCTTTTTGAGTAATTAACTAGTCTTCCTCTATAATCTTCTTTTTTATTTTTTCCGGTGCAACCGTACCTTGCAGGGTGGACGGCTGCCCCTCAGGTTTTAACCCGTTGAACTAGTCATCTTAAACTCCTAAGCAAAACAATCTTAATTACATAAAGCCTTAATCAGTTAGCGATCACGGATTAACCGTTAGACGCTGCTTGGATTAGACTTAGGGCACTCTTTGTACTTGTGTTGGCCTGTGATAGAACCGAAGTACCTGCCTGCATTAGGATGTTTTGTTTAGTAAGCTCAGCAGTTTCTGCAGCAATATCAGTGTCTCTAACACGAGAGTTTGCAGCAGATAAGTTTTCAATACTTACTTGAATGTTGTTTACCGTTGATTGAAGTCTGTTCTGAAGAGCACCAAAGTCAGCTCTAATTCCAGATACAGATACAATTGCTTGGTCAATTGAAGATAGAGAGTTCTGTGCAGAAATCTTATCAGCAACTGAAGCAAGGTTTAAACCAAGGGCCGCTACGTTTACGTCTGCACTTGAAGCATCAAATGTTAGACGGTCACTAATAGGGTCATTTCTTGTTCCAATTTGGATATCAAAAACAGCACCTGTTCCGTTTAGTAGTGGAACACGGTTGAATTCTGTAGAGTTTGCGATACGGTCAACTTCAGATGTTAACTGTTCGAATTCAACGTTAAGAAATTTTCTTTCCGTTGCACCGATAGTATCAGAAGCAGCTTGTACAGCTAGTTCTCTAAGACGAATAAGGATGTTAGATACTTCACCTAATGCACCTTCAGCAATTTGAACTAAAGAGATACCATCTTCAGCGTTTCTTTCCGCTTGTCCAAGACCTCTAATTTGTGCTTTTAGGTTTTCTGAGATTGCCAGACCGGCAGCATCGTCACCAGCTCTGTTAATTCTTTGACCCGATGAAAGTTTCTCTAAAGATTTGTTCATCGATAGACGTGTTCCACTCAAATTTCTTTGAGCATTAAGTGACGCCACGTTTGTGTTAATACGAAGTCCCATTTCATCCTCCTTGATTTGGGTACTGACAAGAATCCTTCTAGTCAGAGAACTTCACGCAGTGATTTCCATATCACTAACGTTCTTAACTACCCTATCGTCGCTAATTCTTGGAACTTTAGAAAAAAATGTAAAATAATTAGACACCAATATCAGGTAGGCAAAAACTGCCAAAGCACCTCTATATAGGGCTATAGAGGATTCAACCGACTTATAGCATCGGTTATTGTTTTGAAAAAAATGTATTTTTTTTTACAGTTTTTTAAAGAGAACGTTTAAAATTTAATCAATGAAAGCGGTTTTAAAAGAATATATTCATACAAATTTGGCTAGAAACCCAGAATTTCTAATTCAAACACTTGGACTCATTGAAAAATCTTTTCAATATCCTAAAGAACATTCTTTTGAGACTGATTTCTATCCTCTTTTAAACCCTCATAACTATAAGAACTGTCACATTCTTCTTAACGAAAACAAAGAGGTTATTGCACATGTTGGCGTAAAGCTTCGAACCTTAAACTTCAAAGAGACTAACTCTCCAGTTGCATTGCTTGGTGGAATTTGTATGCGAGAAGACTATAGAGGTAAAGGAATCTTTAAGGCCTTCTTTAATGAATGCATCAATATATATTCTACTAAGGTAAGCTTCTTCCTTTTATGGAGTGATAAAAGTGAGCTCTATGGTAAGTTTTCCTTCTTTCAAGCAGGAGGAATTATTCAAACTGGCGATATGATTATCGATCCAGAGTATCTGCCTCCTTATTTAGAAAAAGCTGAATTAAGTCCAAAGACAATGCCCGATATAAGATACTGTTATAAAAGTGGTATAGAGGGGCGTTTCCTCACTTTAAAAAGAGAAGAATCAGACTGGAATGACTTTATGAATATCAAGTCTGCAAATCTCTACTTTATAAAGAACTCATCTAGCGTCGATGGTTACCTTCTCTGTGGAAAGGGTGCCGACTTAAAAGATGTCATTCACGAGGTCGCTTTTGCACAAAATGAGGCATTTCATCTAGAGAAACTTTCAGAGTATCAACTCTGGCTTTCTGAAAGTGAGTATAAGAGATTCAAGTCAAAGAAAACCATTTACATGGGTCTCTTTAAAGTTGGAAATCATCTTTTGTTTCAAAATTTTATCAATGCCTACACAAGAGGATTAATAAAAGTCATAAAAATAGATCAAGACAATGTCCATTTTAACTTTGAGAATTCGAATATCACAATGGATATGAGTGAGTTCTTACAAATTATCTTCGGTCCATCAAGAGCAACAGAACTGTCTAAGTGCGAACCACTATACATAAGTGGAATGGACAGTATCTAATTACTTCTCTTTAAGATTCTTAAGGCATTAAGGATTAACACAGTAGAAATCCCCCAGAAGATCCAAGCAATTGTTGGAATATCTTTTAAAGAATGCACATTAACATCTTTAATTAATAGAACTCCTGCTAAAACCATGATTCCACTTAATAAAGAGTTTCCTAAAAAGATAAGTGAAGAACTTAACATAGAGAGTTGTTCTTCATGTCCTCTATGAATGATCTCAAAAGCATAACCTTTTTTCGACCACTCCTTTAAAAACCACTTTAAGTGTCTTGGAACTGTCCTTGATGCAGACAAAATATCGCGTCCAGACCACATGGCCTCTTCTAATAATTCCTCTTTCTTGAAATTACTTTTTACGATTCCGCTAATATCTTTATTAAAAAGTCCAAAGAGATCAAGATCCATATCTAAA
This region of Halobacteriovorax sp. GB3 genomic DNA includes:
- a CDS encoding type II secretion system F family protein; its protein translation is MSVFLQLLGFKGMVALVGIMIFAFCYKYSVHIFDFIERQTLGTRTYILEKLELLFIDIAPERITYILLFLSVGIGGFTFLVLGALSKWGLGLFLGILLSFIGFKIPKPFVDYLVSRRVKLYQSQMVDALTLLSNGIRAGLSLPQSVGMVVDEMPEPISQEYNVILQQNKIGVPLEECFDNLAKRIPTEDNEMFVSSINILRESGGNLAEVFDTIVNVIRERVRLQQKVDTYTAQGMFQGMTIAAMPFAIGGIYAASDPQSMIRMFDSFLGIAIMIGALILDAVGFIIILKIVKIKM
- a CDS encoding ATPase, T2SS/T4P/T4SS family; the protein is MAKGHIITVIGGKGGQGKSQIAANLAFAYATSTRSKVLLMDFDQRASGDQNFITGIKPKKTVRDIASFPGAIDPRSIIQFVSPHPSGVNYIGMPSDPNESDSVDSEGIGKTLKACTGIFPYTIIDGGSELTPLTLKALEYSTLIFIVVTPDILALNQTKRLYSELVTMMFPKDMMQVILNQHQKGHPVTPEVVGKTIGKGVFSAIPKDDQTCVLALNQKKPALVVAKNSSFAKGVIEVVNKLQQKNVLRTLSSLNKPADIGTKSGGTAGGALDPKSKSVWTDLKSRIHKSLVDEMDLKKSDDNDPKAQVILREQTKKKVVELLNKEDTKTILKSREDMNRIVKEILDEALGLGPLEDLLADSDCTEIMVVGPDKIFYEHSGKIKKSDITFTNDRQVLNVIERIVAPIGRRIDEKTPYVDARLHDGSRVHAIIPPSAIDGCCITIRKFPTERLTYKDLIKFGSVTQNMADFLRIAVEAHRNIIVSGGTGSGKTTLINILGSFIQANERIITCEDSAELNFPQDHIVRLETRPPSLEGDGEIDIRCLVKQTLRMRPDRIIVGECRGGETLDMLQAMGTGHDGSMTTIHSNNPRECIGRVETLVQYAGAGLTPKAIREMIASAVHLIVQQKRLDDGSRKVTHVTEIGGIQGEVVTLQDIFTFNQKDMDKNGKIVGEFQASGFIPKFIEILEKKGYNVPRGLFSNEPRHTGAPVKPPEKKAPPGGKRPPQKKPVKK
- a CDS encoding pilus assembly protein N-terminal domain-containing protein, producing the protein MRSIFPRVLIFIFVAMSSMSWAQDKEPKEVVVELVLGIDHIEKLNFAPSTKVQIGNEKILSYQLIPQKREITLKGRGPGQTSVTIRNTAGDIKAKFLVNVTATDQSKLVQKIKEQLAKVEGIEVGIKGGDVYVGGNIVVPNDIGLVVLVLDKYPEVLRLVELSPQTQRYIAKKMQEEIQRSNMKDVSVRVVNSAYWLEGIVTNEADKVRAEQIAVAYLPDRIQTLSQRTEAVQTVENRPIINNFIVVNQKQKPQPPPKLIKITAQFVELKKEYNKVFGFKWTPSLSEGGGSISFGKTTDGGVTTKSNGTLSGTIANLFPKLSSAKAAGYARIVQSGILVTKDKTRGTIKKNSEQTFSVGTNEFTRAQSVTAGFNLNVTPTILSGESIDLALGISVSSTVGSPPTKLSNDISTSVVVKSKESAVVGGVVVSTSSTDFDKNAPDGADQVENGTGLLSFIRSKNYTSGKSQFVVFVTPEIIQSASQGTEEIKRKFRRRTR
- the cpaB gene encoding Flp pilus assembly protein CpaB, whose protein sequence is MNTRSFTLALIIAVFAMFMVYTYVEDQKASLTLKYGTMSSVVVAKTDIKEFELLDDSKVTVMNVPQKFLAPGHFKTMREVENTIATVPILKGEQITKPRLTFPGEKTGLSREVSVEKRAIAISITDKQAVSKLIKPGDRVDIIASIDYASGRKDLQTTKTILQDVRVLSTGMSVSNNLPLIGVKTPTVIKKMKLNTYANYNTVTIELDPFQVQKLIFLLTYSPYPPYLSLRNINDKTKVNIGETKIFDVLGDDTGVRAKQFFSEKYQGK
- a CDS encoding prepilin peptidase, which gives rise to MPLSIYLFFLIELVVVSYIDFKKGKISNNWSYLHLAFAVLFLFIFPSSYELGLELIKFPLLFFFGGFVMFALGIMGGGDAKYLATLFLCVPISLHDQAFEYLLYATVLVGGTLFVINLLKNFQSFILFLRMKDRNFIKGVFGKRFSYAPVILLGWLILGWNLFKDIV
- a CDS encoding Flp family type IVb pilin, with product MKKFYEFLKNEDGQTSTEYILLVAVVALIVFKFKKEATEKLSALTGGVFEKADNILDDPDFQ